Genomic segment of Bifidobacterium lemurum:
TTCCAGGAGGCGCTGGCCGCCGGACGCGGCTCCGCGGCCCGCGACCGCTACATCTTCCGCGAGGGTCGCGGCGAGCACGGCGAGCTGCCGCCCAACGACTGGCAGGCGATGTTCGGAGGCCCGGCGTGGGAGCGCGTCGAGGACGGCCAATGGTATCTGCACCTCTTCACCAAAGAGCAGCCGGACGTCAACTGGAACAATCCGGACATCCACGAGGAGTTCAAAACCACGCTGCGCTTCTGGTCCGACCACGGCACCGACGGTTTCCGCATCGATGTGGCGCACGGACTGGCCAAGGATCTCGATTCGGCGCCGTTGGAGGAGCTTGGCCGCAAGTACTCCGTGCAGCAGCCGCTGTGCCACGATTTCTCCGACCCGCTGTGGGATCGGCGCGAAGTGCATGACATCTACCGCGAATGGCGCGAGGTGTTCAATGAGTACGATCCGCCGCGCTTCGCTGTGGGCGAGGCGTGGGTGGTGCCCGAACACCAGCATCTGTACGCCTCCACCGACGAGCTGGGGCAGGTGTTCAACTTCGAGTTCGCCAAAGCCAACTGGTCCGCGGCCGAAATGCGCGCCGCCATCGCGGAGGGCTTGGAATCCGCCGCCCAGACCGGCGATTCCACCACCACATGGGTGATGAACAACCATGACGTGCCGCGCAGCCCCTCACGTTACGGCCTGCCGCAGGTGAAGTCCGCCGCGCATCATCAGCTGGCGCACGATTGGCTGATGCGCAACGGCGAAAGCTACACGGAGGACCGCGAACTCGGCACGCGCCGCGCCCGAGCCGCCGTGGTGATGGAGATGGGATTGCCCGGTTCGGTGTACGTCTATCAAGGCGAGGAGCTCGGTCTGTTCGAGGTCGCGGACATCCCGTGGGACCGTTTGGAGGACCCGACCGCGTTCAACACGCACCGCAACTACACCGATAAGGGCCGCGACGGCTGCCGCGTGCCGATGCCGTGGAACGCCGAGGACATGCCCGAGACGGCCGCATGGAGTCCTTCCGACGAACATCGGTTCGGCACCGGCGCGTCTTTCGGCTTCTCCCCCGCCACGCGCGCCGACGGCACGCCGTCCGCCGACCCGCATCTGCCGCAGCCGATGTGGTACCGGCAGTACGCGGCCGACATCGAAGCCGCCGACCCGGATTCCATGCTCAACCTCTACCGTCGTGTGATGGAGTTGCGTGCCCGACTGCTCACCGCCACCGGAGACACCACGGCCGAGGTGCTCGATATGGGAGACGACGTGGTGGCGTACGAACGCGCGAGCGCAGACCCGGACGGCCGCAAGCTGGTCTGCGTGACCAACTTCGGCAAGGAGCCGATCGCCCTGCCGCAAGGCGAGGTCGTGCTGGCCTCCGTCGCTCTGGCCGAAGACGGCAAGCTCCCCACCGACGCGGCAGCCTGGATTCTGAAGTAAACGGCCCTACGCCCATCCAAAAGGACGTCCTCCGCACCCAAGCGGAGGACGTCCTTTTCATAGCCTGGCAGGAGGCCTTCATCCCAAACGAAACGCGGCTTCACCGTCGTCCTGGACGGAGCGGCTTCCTCGTCATCCCGAGCGCAGTCGAGGGATCTCCATCCGTCATGAGATCCTTCGACTCCGCCCTGCGGGCTCCGCTCGGGATGACGCAGAAAATGGCGTATTAGGTGGAC
This window contains:
- a CDS encoding glycoside hydrolase family 13 protein, with translation MTANNLNDDWWKQAVVYQIYPRSFKDVNGDGLGDIAGVTEKIGYLKDLGVDAIWLSPFYPSDLADGGYDVIDYRDVDPRLGTMDDFDRMAEAAHEAGLKVIVDIVPNHTADKHVFFQEALAAGRGSAARDRYIFREGRGEHGELPPNDWQAMFGGPAWERVEDGQWYLHLFTKEQPDVNWNNPDIHEEFKTTLRFWSDHGTDGFRIDVAHGLAKDLDSAPLEELGRKYSVQQPLCHDFSDPLWDRREVHDIYREWREVFNEYDPPRFAVGEAWVVPEHQHLYASTDELGQVFNFEFAKANWSAAEMRAAIAEGLESAAQTGDSTTTWVMNNHDVPRSPSRYGLPQVKSAAHHQLAHDWLMRNGESYTEDRELGTRRARAAVVMEMGLPGSVYVYQGEELGLFEVADIPWDRLEDPTAFNTHRNYTDKGRDGCRVPMPWNAEDMPETAAWSPSDEHRFGTGASFGFSPATRADGTPSADPHLPQPMWYRQYAADIEAADPDSMLNLYRRVMELRARLLTATGDTTAEVLDMGDDVVAYERASADPDGRKLVCVTNFGKEPIALPQGEVVLASVALAEDGKLPTDAAAWILK